The Xanthomonas sp. CFBP 8443 genome has a window encoding:
- a CDS encoding glycoside hydrolase family 15 protein produces MPARAPSLQRDADGTAPIESYAALGDGRSVALVAADGSIDWWCVPTMDAPPLFDRLLDARDGGRFAITPVGATDVQRRYRDDSNVLETTVRTASGSARLTESLNSGEAGRLPWSELARRLEGLDGEVEFEICFRPGTRAGTSTPWMSDTPNGRVFHIGPVMALLRHSQALTVFDYDDRGVHARLRLHAGQRELLAVLATQDEALPVPPLEDIDERIERSDREWREWTGNLHYDGNYPQAVLRSALALKFLWYSPTGAIAAAATTSLPEGIGGNGNWDYRYAWVRDAAYTTKAFLRVGALPDAKAAFAWLLGTIAKHRPWIRPCYTLHGDLVPDEREIDIAGYRHTRPVRVGNTATDQLQLCLYGDVFEMTARFVDHGHILDPHTAQQLFELGNECAEAWMRKDAGFWELEDAQHYTMSKVECWMALRRASELAEAGHLSKAMLPRWQREQARILDWIDAHCWSEDKQAYTLYAGSDALDAGLMLASRFGLGEVRRERMLATREAIRRELGGGGEARTLLHRYSGMQEREGAFIACSFWMVEAYGLLDERDEARRLFEHLLDTVGNDVGLLPELVDPHSGAALGNMPQGLSHLALIHAALAVGGE; encoded by the coding sequence GTGCCTGCCCGCGCGCCATCCCTGCAGCGCGATGCCGACGGCACCGCGCCGATCGAGAGCTATGCCGCACTCGGCGACGGCCGCTCGGTGGCGCTGGTCGCCGCCGACGGCAGCATCGACTGGTGGTGCGTGCCGACGATGGACGCGCCACCGCTGTTCGACCGCCTGCTCGACGCGCGCGACGGCGGCCGCTTCGCCATCACCCCGGTCGGCGCCACCGACGTGCAGCGCCGCTACCGCGACGACAGCAACGTGCTGGAAACCACCGTCCGCACCGCCAGCGGCAGCGCGCGCCTGACCGAGTCGCTCAACAGCGGCGAGGCCGGCCGCCTGCCGTGGTCGGAGCTGGCACGGCGGCTGGAAGGCCTGGACGGCGAAGTGGAGTTCGAGATCTGCTTCCGGCCCGGCACCCGCGCCGGCACGTCCACACCGTGGATGAGCGACACGCCCAACGGCCGCGTGTTCCACATCGGCCCGGTGATGGCGCTGCTGCGCCATTCGCAGGCGCTCACCGTTTTCGACTACGACGACCGCGGCGTACACGCCCGGCTGCGCCTGCACGCCGGGCAGCGCGAGCTGCTCGCGGTGCTCGCCACGCAGGACGAAGCGCTGCCGGTGCCGCCATTGGAGGACATCGATGAACGCATCGAGCGCAGCGACCGGGAATGGCGCGAGTGGACCGGCAACCTGCACTACGACGGCAACTACCCGCAGGCGGTGCTGCGCTCGGCGCTGGCGTTGAAGTTCCTGTGGTATTCGCCCACCGGCGCCATCGCCGCCGCGGCCACCACCTCGCTGCCCGAGGGCATCGGCGGCAACGGCAACTGGGACTACCGCTACGCCTGGGTACGCGATGCCGCCTACACCACCAAGGCGTTCCTGCGCGTGGGCGCCCTGCCCGACGCCAAGGCCGCGTTCGCCTGGCTGCTCGGCACCATCGCCAAGCACCGGCCCTGGATCCGTCCCTGCTACACCCTGCATGGCGACCTGGTCCCGGACGAGCGGGAGATCGACATCGCCGGCTACCGCCACACGCGCCCGGTGCGCGTGGGCAACACCGCCACCGACCAGCTGCAGCTATGCCTGTACGGCGACGTGTTCGAGATGACCGCGCGCTTCGTCGACCACGGCCACATCCTCGACCCGCACACCGCGCAACAGCTGTTCGAACTCGGCAACGAATGCGCCGAGGCGTGGATGCGCAAGGACGCCGGATTCTGGGAACTGGAGGACGCGCAGCACTACACCATGTCCAAGGTCGAGTGCTGGATGGCGCTGCGCCGCGCCAGCGAACTGGCCGAAGCCGGCCACCTGTCCAAGGCCATGCTGCCGCGCTGGCAGCGCGAACAGGCGCGCATCCTCGACTGGATCGACGCGCACTGCTGGTCCGAGGACAAGCAGGCCTACACCCTGTACGCCGGCAGCGACGCGCTCGACGCCGGGCTGATGCTGGCCTCGCGCTTTGGCCTGGGCGAGGTGCGCCGCGAGCGCATGCTCGCCACCCGCGAGGCGATCCGACGCGAACTCGGCGGCGGCGGCGAAGCGCGCACCCTGCTGCACCGCTACAGCGGCATGCAGGAGCGCGAAGGCGCGTTCATCGCCTGCAGCTTCTGGATGGTGGAAGCCTACGGCCTGCTCGACGAACGCGACGAAGCCAGA
- a CDS encoding SDR family oxidoreductase encodes MSGSKNQFTMQNPLTQFPQPEFPEQTQTPPGTVHALQPAADHGEHTYRGFGRLAGRKALITGADSGIGRATAIAYAREGADIVLNYLPEEAEDAAEVVALIEAEGRKAVCLPGDLQDEAFCRQLVAKSVEALGGLDILVNVAGKQTAVKDIAELSTEQFEATFRTNVFAMFWLCKAAVPHLPPGATIINTTSIQAYQPSPMLIDYAPTKAAIANFTQALAQQLADKGIRVNAVAPGPVWTPLQPSGGQPPEKIPAFGSETPLKRAGQPVEMAPLYVLLASQESSYITGEIIGATGGLLLS; translated from the coding sequence ATGTCTGGCAGCAAGAACCAGTTCACGATGCAGAACCCACTGACGCAGTTCCCGCAACCCGAGTTCCCCGAGCAGACCCAGACCCCGCCGGGTACCGTGCATGCGCTGCAACCGGCCGCCGACCATGGCGAGCACACCTATCGCGGCTTCGGCCGCCTGGCCGGGCGCAAGGCGCTGATCACCGGCGCCGATTCCGGCATCGGCCGCGCCACCGCCATCGCCTATGCGCGCGAAGGCGCCGACATCGTCCTCAACTACCTGCCCGAGGAAGCGGAGGACGCCGCCGAGGTAGTCGCGCTGATCGAGGCCGAAGGCCGCAAGGCGGTGTGCCTGCCCGGCGACCTGCAGGACGAGGCGTTCTGCCGGCAGCTCGTGGCCAAGAGCGTGGAAGCGCTGGGCGGACTGGACATCCTGGTCAACGTGGCCGGCAAGCAGACCGCGGTGAAGGACATCGCCGAGCTGAGCACCGAGCAGTTCGAGGCCACCTTCCGCACCAACGTGTTCGCGATGTTCTGGCTGTGCAAGGCCGCAGTGCCGCACCTGCCGCCGGGCGCGACCATCATCAACACCACCTCGATCCAGGCCTACCAGCCTTCGCCGATGCTGATCGACTACGCGCCGACCAAGGCGGCCATCGCCAATTTCACCCAGGCGCTGGCGCAGCAGCTGGCCGACAAGGGCATCCGCGTCAACGCGGTGGCGCCGGGGCCGGTGTGGACGCCGCTGCAGCCCAGCGGCGGGCAGCCGCCGGAGAAGATCCCCGCGTTCGGCTCGGAAACCCCGCTCAAGCGCGCCGGCCAGCCGGTGGAGATGGCGCCGCTGTACGTGCTGCTGGCCTCGCAGGAATCGAGCTATATCACCGGCGAGATCATCGGCGCCACCGGCGGCCTGCTGCTGTCTTGA
- a CDS encoding SDR family oxidoreductase — protein sequence MTTARRTTAGTTRAQRPHVVITGASSGIGQATAEALAAQGAKLVLAARGVEALEQVAQICRRHGAKVLVVPTDVKDADAVRALAEQAQAFLGHVDLWFSNVGVGAVGKFQDVPIEASDAVVQANLLGHMHDAHAAVQIFLTQERGILVNMISMGGFAATPYAAAYSASKYGQRGFSEALRAELADHPHIHVCDVYPYFVDSPGLAHGANYTGRRIDGPPPMLDPRRVARAVVRLLRRPRNTVVIGPAVGAMRVVHALAPNAFAAGMGRFFGRYLARAPRAAVAPGNVFQPPLSPGGVDGGLRRRAQRTELATQVAAVGAVAALATVAVIAWRRSRR from the coding sequence ATGACGACAGCGCGCAGGACCACAGCAGGCACGACCCGGGCGCAGCGCCCCCACGTGGTGATCACCGGCGCATCCAGCGGCATCGGCCAGGCCACCGCCGAGGCGCTGGCGGCGCAAGGCGCCAAGCTGGTCCTGGCCGCACGCGGCGTGGAGGCGCTGGAACAGGTCGCGCAGATCTGCCGCCGCCATGGCGCCAAGGTGCTGGTGGTGCCCACCGATGTCAAGGACGCCGACGCGGTGCGTGCGCTGGCCGAACAGGCGCAGGCGTTCCTCGGCCATGTCGATCTGTGGTTCAGCAACGTCGGCGTGGGTGCGGTCGGCAAGTTCCAGGACGTGCCGATCGAGGCCAGCGACGCGGTGGTCCAGGCCAATCTGCTCGGACACATGCACGATGCGCACGCGGCGGTACAGATCTTCCTGACGCAGGAGCGCGGCATCCTGGTCAACATGATTTCGATGGGCGGGTTCGCCGCCACCCCGTACGCCGCCGCCTACAGCGCCAGCAAGTACGGACAGCGCGGGTTTTCCGAAGCGCTGCGCGCCGAACTGGCGGACCATCCGCACATCCACGTGTGCGACGTCTATCCGTACTTCGTCGATTCGCCCGGCCTGGCGCATGGCGCCAACTACACCGGCCGCCGCATCGACGGGCCGCCGCCGATGCTCGATCCGCGCCGGGTCGCACGCGCAGTGGTGAGACTGCTGCGGCGCCCGCGCAACACGGTGGTGATCGGCCCGGCGGTCGGCGCGATGCGCGTGGTGCATGCGCTGGCGCCGAATGCGTTCGCCGCGGGCATGGGCCGCTTCTTCGGCCGCTACCTGGCGCGTGCGCCGCGCGCGGCGGTGGCGCCGGGCAACGTGTTCCAGCCGCCGCTGTCGCCCGGCGGCGTGGACGGCGGCCTGCGCCGGCGCGCGCAGCGCACCGAGCTGGCGACGCAGGTGGCCGCGGTCGGCGCGGTGGCCGCATTGGCCACGGTCGCAGTGATCGCCTGGCGTCGCAGCCGCCGCTAG
- a CDS encoding alpha-ketoglutarate-dependent dioxygenase AlkB: MDLFASTDDLPHCLVADAEGGIRYWPQLIEPALAQAWFEALRDGAAWQCLRRPMYDRVVDVPRLLASYRLQALPDTLPLRDLHAAVQARVPAPYSAVGLNLYRDGRDSVAMHNDKLHTLVAPHPIALVSLGAPRRMNIRAKAGDRRSIAVELAPGSLLAMSHASQLTHEHGIPKTVRPVAPRMSVVFRVRPMDGAAADGAADSA; this comes from the coding sequence ATGGACCTGTTCGCTTCCACCGACGACCTCCCGCATTGCCTGGTGGCCGATGCCGAGGGCGGCATCCGCTATTGGCCGCAGCTGATCGAGCCGGCGCTGGCGCAGGCCTGGTTCGAGGCGCTGCGCGACGGGGCGGCCTGGCAATGCCTGCGCCGGCCGATGTACGACCGGGTGGTGGACGTGCCGCGGCTGCTGGCGTCGTATCGCCTGCAGGCGCTGCCCGACACCTTGCCGCTGCGCGACCTGCATGCCGCGGTGCAGGCGCGGGTGCCGGCGCCGTACTCGGCGGTGGGCTTGAACCTGTACCGCGACGGCCGCGACAGCGTGGCGATGCACAACGACAAGCTGCACACGCTGGTGGCGCCGCATCCGATCGCGCTGGTGTCGCTGGGCGCGCCGCGGCGCATGAACATCCGCGCCAAGGCCGGCGACCGCCGCAGCATCGCGGTGGAGCTGGCGCCGGGCAGCCTGCTGGCGATGAGCCATGCCTCGCAACTCACCCACGAGCACGGCATCCCGAAGACGGTGCGGCCGGTGGCGCCGCGGATGAGCGTGGTGTTCCGGGTGCGGCCGATGGACGGAGCGGCCGCCGATGGCGCCGCCGATTCCGCATAA
- a CDS encoding HD domain-containing protein, whose translation MTALTERYARAVDYARIAHAGQFRKGGTVPYFSHVLGVSTLVLEAGGDEDQAIAALLHDVVEDCGAGHEAVIRAQFGDEVAAIVMGCTDASAERKAEPEDVPARRRDWRTRKQAYLAHLHDAPAATLLVSACDKLYNARSIVADLEDPEVGGEVFARFTAGRDGTLWYYAALHAIFAERGVPVLRPFAIAVARMHALAGEAFAADDAGALAAPSLA comes from the coding sequence ATGACCGCTCTCACCGAACGCTACGCGCGCGCCGTCGACTACGCCCGCATCGCCCACGCCGGACAGTTCCGCAAGGGCGGCACGGTGCCGTATTTCAGCCATGTGCTGGGCGTGTCGACGCTGGTGCTGGAGGCCGGCGGCGACGAGGACCAGGCGATCGCCGCATTGCTGCACGATGTGGTCGAGGACTGCGGCGCCGGCCACGAGGCGGTGATCCGCGCGCAGTTCGGCGACGAGGTCGCGGCGATCGTGATGGGCTGCACCGACGCCAGCGCCGAGCGCAAGGCGGAACCGGAGGACGTGCCGGCCAGGCGCCGCGACTGGCGCACCCGCAAGCAGGCCTATCTGGCGCACCTGCACGACGCGCCGGCCGCGACGCTGCTGGTCTCGGCCTGCGACAAGCTGTACAACGCGCGCAGCATTGTCGCCGATCTGGAGGATCCAGAGGTGGGTGGAGAGGTGTTCGCGCGTTTCACCGCCGGCCGCGACGGCACCTTGTGGTACTACGCTGCGTTGCACGCGATCTTCGCCGAGCGCGGTGTGCCGGTGCTGCGGCCGTTCGCGATCGCGGTGGCGCGGATGCATGCGTTGGCGGGCGAGGCGTTCGCGGCGGACGATGCAGGCGCGCTTGCGGCGCCTTCGTTGGCGTAG